The following proteins are encoded in a genomic region of Hirundo rustica isolate bHirRus1 chromosome 3, bHirRus1.pri.v3, whole genome shotgun sequence:
- the PRR18 gene encoding proline-rich protein 18, with product MGLQPRRAAGPCPPAGRSAALPGARSAPPWARSDEPEGTPGRPATLPPLLPAILPTPSASPAAARAQPKKPPATASAPKKAAPRPAEEKAARKARGAPPERPGPLSSSWPCSSLQRPPPRRPPAERAARPQPAPPQPRGRPAAPGAGSRSCESLGGAPGEAAGRFSLSLPPEAIRVLQRRSLERQRGQPAPSPAGRAAPARRGDLRALLKVSLLNDRHRYDDEEYEEEEAGAAADEGLVRKCTEWLRGVESAAGRDHPDRLETLPHLGTL from the coding sequence atggggctgcagccccggcgCGCCGCGGGGCCCTGCCCGCCCGCGGGGAGAAGCGCCGCCCTGCCCGGAGCGCGCTCCGCTCCCCCCTGGGCCCGCAGCGACGAGCCGGAGGGAACTCCCGGGCGCCCCGCCACGCTGCCGCCCCTCCTGCCGGCCATCCTGCCGACCCCCTCCGCTTCCCCCGCTGCCGCCCGGGCGCAGCCCAAGAAGCCGCCGGCCACCGCCTCGGCCCCCAAGAAGGCAGCGCCTCGGCCCGCAGAGGAGAAGGCGGCGAGGAAGGCGCGGGGGGCGCCCCCGGAGCGGCCGgggcccctctccagctcctggccctgctcgtCCCTgcagcggccgccgccgcgGAGACCGCCGGCCGAGAGGGCGGCGCGGCCCCAGCCCGCCCCGCCGCAGCCGCGGGGCCGCCCGGCGGCGCCGGGGGCGGGCAGCCGCTCCTGCGAGAGCCTCGGCGGGGCgccgggggaggcggcggggcgCTTCTCGCTGAGCCTGCCCCCGGAGGCCATCCGGGTGCTGCAGCGCCGCAGCCTGGAGCGGCAGCGGGGGCAGCCCGCGCCCTCCCCCGCCGGCAGagccgccccggcccggcgcggcgACCTGCGCGCTCTGCTGAAGGTTTCGCTGCTCAACGACCGGCACCGCTACGACGACGAGGAGtacgaggaggaggaggcgggggCCGCGGCGGACGAGGGGCTGGTGCGGAAATGCACCGAGTGGCTGCGCGGCGTGGAGAGCGCGGCCGGCCGCGACCACCCCGACCGGCTGGAGACGCTGCCGCACTTGGGCACCCTCTGA